In Astyanax mexicanus isolate ESR-SI-001 chromosome 5, AstMex3_surface, whole genome shotgun sequence, a single window of DNA contains:
- the cep20 gene encoding lisH domain-containing protein FOPNL — protein MVAAPPVARSVGQSSNNSAASMATVAELKSALREALEARGVLGQLKARIRSEVFRALDDQSEERPPLTHENLLINELIREYLEFNKYRYTASVLIAESGQPEVPLDRRFLASELNVVEEPSAAAVPLLYSLLSHFLSSADSGKLFLRNPPNPQQHPQQANKGDGESL, from the exons ATGGTCGCAGCGCCGCCTGTAGCGCGTTCTGTCGGGCAGAGCAGTAACAACAGCGCTGCCTCCATGGCAACAGTGGCGGAGTTAAAGTCCG CTCTGCGGGAGGCACTGGAGGCGCGGGGTGTTTTGGGGCAGCTGAAGGCCCGGATCCGATCTGAAGTCTTTCGGGCACTGGATGACCAGAGTGAGGAGCGACCCCCCTTGACCCATGAGAActtgctgattaatgaactgatCCGTGAATACCTGGAGTTCAATAAGTACCGATACACGGCATCTGTTCTAATCGCTG AGTCAGGTCAGCCTGAGGTTCCTCTGGACCGGCGGTTCTTGGCAAGTGAGCTGAATGTTGTAGAAGAGCCGAGTGCTGCAGCAGT tcCTCTGCTATATAGCCTGCTCTCACACTTCCTCAGCAGTGCAGACAGCGGAAAACTTTTCCTGAGGAACCCTCCGAACCCCCAACAACACCCCCAACAAGCCAATAAGGGTGACGGAGAGAGTTTATAA